In Anguilla rostrata isolate EN2019 chromosome 1, ASM1855537v3, whole genome shotgun sequence, a genomic segment contains:
- the zgc:66448 gene encoding zinc finger protein 628 isoform X3 has protein sequence MGVDVSPKLIDNGVESSPGGEEVEAAKPSSPSQDREKKVKGTDKELGEKEGGTAKAEAPVKQKKSRLICRECGKLFTRRETFNLHRHFHTHQDELASLTCKECGLTFQHRSSLIKHRSEHKEKSAPVILEKRVHGREGRSLQCAHCGETFRTLVKLRCHACRLAPEKPYRCPLCRREFQYKVSINAHMQTHSLESPFRCQECNKGFQCAKTLRVHQRSHAALKPFECPECGLVFRHRSIMEDHRRKHSAGGRPHQCGICGKRFKFSSLLHQHQFLHTGQKPFQCPDCGKKFAFAQNMRAHWRQHRKLVHACPRCPVTFPDQSGLKVHMQSHRASEEGLAGAVQVNADSGKVRERSHTCPLCPLVLPDLAGLKAHILVHEAEERFGGSERVSMNNGESQERPLTCPHCPLVLPDQNSLQAHVVIHEVPTEEDGVVLRVGRKPGPKNVQEVPGGGLSGDHANRKPLKCPECGKTFRHRSVLELHMRIHSRDKPFQCKVCGKSFKFSSYLQQHLIIHTGQKPFKCPDCGKDFAFLQNMKTHQRLHQQKPYRCTQCRKGYSEESELQRHMVSHTGDKPHKCQLCNKSFGLAYLLRDHLNTHTGERPHRCLECNKSFPWLSSLLVHQKIHARKRQGLSQPLSLPMAAQRGRGRARGGRGRRGGRWASAWPRWGGGEGAGMPPSPSYPVAVAREPEWPGRLAQQPPAIYASQFNFQEQWQQHQTQQQWRSEVLVQQQQQQQQQQQQQQQQQQQQQQQQWRSEVLAQQQQQQHQQQQQQQQQQQWRTEVLVQQQQHHQQQQQQWRSEVLVQQKQQQQPLSWADVPTSTQVGRASIQYGSPLPPHVDVASLWGFQTTASVPRTLSSPAKSGEGLEQKQQQAPALGWADGASAVPMGVVQRESSRSHIGNGPAVWGFQTPPSVPQTVGSPKKPGNGQDQQQSAVWTSAPAPAKMVPSSVQYEEAHPRRGNGGAKFGFQPSLDGPKALSSPSKFGEAQDQQQQKAQQPMMANLQAQPDQTTPVLSLPPPPAPPPPPQHHALPSSPSVSLALPQTLSLPALQTLALPPPISLSLSLPPPPPPLPPPPPPQSLPLPPTQPHRPDGSGAGSLPPSAQNNYLAQKRMICERLPCPPALPPLQPAPLAKVHQADGGRPLPFARNPLLQCMICGRSLPRELDLHLHYMQHAQGEI, from the coding sequence ATGGGGGTGGACGTCTCACCCAAACTAATTGACAATGGAGTGGAATCAAGCcctggaggggaggaggtggaagCTGCCAAGCCTTCTTCGCCATCCCAGGACAGGGAGAAAAAGGTAAAGGGCACGGACAAGGAactgggagagaaggagggagggacggCGAAAGCCGAGGCGCCGGTGAAACAGAAGAAGAGCCGGCTGATATGCCGGGAGTGCGGCAAGCTGTTTACGCGCCGCGAGACGTTCAACCTGCACCGGCACTTCCACACGCACCAGGACGAGCTGGCCTCCCTCACCTGCAAGGAGTGCGGCCTCACCTTCCAGCACCGCAGCAGCCTGATCAAGCACCGCAGCGAGCACAAAGAGAAGAGCGCGCCCGTCATTTTGGAGAAGAGGGTCCACGGCAGGGAAGGGAGGAGCCTGCAGTGCGCGCACTGCGGGGAGACGTTCCGCACGCTGGTCAAGCTGAGGTGCCACGCTTGCCGGCTGGCCCCGGAGAAGCCCTACCGCTGCCCGCTGTGCCGCAGGGAGTTCCAGTACAAGGTGTCGATCAACGCCCACATGCAGACGCACTCCCTGGAGAGTCCCTTCCGCTGCCAGGAGTGCAACAAGGGCTTCCAGTGCGCCAAGACCCTCCGCGTGCACCAGCGGTCCCATGCCGCCCTCAAGCCCTTCGAATGCCCCGAATGCGGCCTGGTCTTCCGCCATCGCTCCATCATGGAGGACCACCGGCGCAAGCACTCGGCGGGGGGGCGGCCCCACCAGTGCGGCATCTGCGGCAAGCGGTTCAAGTTCAGCAGCCTCCTGCACCAGCACCAGTTCCTGCACACGGGACAGAAGCCCTTCCAGTGCCCTGACTGCGGCAAGAAGTTCGCCTTCGCGCAGAACATGCGGGCGCATTGGCGGCAGCACCGCAAGCTGGTGCACGCCTGTCCGCGCTGTCCTGTCACTTTCCCGGACCAGAGCGGCCTGAAGGTGCACATGCAGAGCCATCGGGCTTCAGAGGAGGGCCTGGCAGGGGCGGTCCAAGTGAACGCAGATAGCGGCAAGGTTCGAGAACGGTCCCACACTtgtcccctctgccccctcgTCTTGCCTGACCTGGCCGGCCTAAAGGCGCACATACTGGTCCACGAGGCGGAGGAGAGGTTTGGAGGGTCGGAGAGGGTAAGCATGAACAATGGTGAAAGTCAAGAGCGCCCCCTCACCTGCCCCCACTGTCCCCTGGTCTTGCCTGACCAGAACAGCCTGCAGGCTCACGTTGTGATCCATGAGGTACCAACGGAGGAAGACGGTGTGGTGCTGAGGGTAGGTCGAAAGCCAGGCCCCAAAAACGTACAGGAAGTACCCGGGGGAGGGTTGAGCGGGGACCATGCAAACCGTAAGCCCCTGAAGTGCCCAGAGTGCGGCAAGACCTTCCGGCACCGTTCCGTTCTGGAGCTGCACATGCGCATTCACTCCAGAGACAAGCCCTTCCAGTGCAAAGTGTGCGGGAAATCCTTCAAATTCAGCAGCTACCTGCAACAGCATCTGATCATCCACACAGGCCAGAAGCCCTTCAAGTGCCCGGACTGCGGCAAGGACTTTGCCTTCCTCCAGAACATGAAGACCCACCAGAGGCTGCACCAGCAGAAGCCGTATCGCTGCACCCAGTGCCGCAAGGGCTACAGCGAGGAGAGCGAGCTCCAGCGCCACATGGTCTCCCACACCGGTGACAAGCCGCACAAGTGCCAGCTGTGCAACAAGAGCTTCGGGCTGGCCTACCTGCTGCGTGACCACCTCAACACCCACACTGGGGAGCGGCCCCACCGCTGCCTGGAGTGCAACAAGTCCTTCCCCTGGCTGAGCAGCCTGCTGGTGCACCAGAAGATCCACGCCCGCAAACGGCAGGGGCTCAgccagcctctctccctcccgatGGCGGCCCAGAGGGGCAGGGGTCGGGCCAGGGGCGGCAGGGGCCGGAGAGGGGGTAGGTGGGCATCTGCCTGGCCCaggtggggtggaggagagggcgCGGGTATGCCGCCTTCGCCGTCTTATCCGGTTGCCGTGGCGAGAGAGCCAGAGTGGCCGGGAAGGCTGGCTCAGCAGCCGCCCGCGATCTACGCCTCGCAGTTCAATTTCCAAGAGCAGTGGCAGCAGCAccagacacagcagcagtggaggtcagaggttttggtccagcagcagcagcagcagcaacaacaacaacaacaacagcagcagcagcaacagcagcagcagcagcagcagtggagaTCAGAGGTGTTGgcccagcaacagcagcagcaacaccaacaacagcagcagcaacaacagcagcagcagtggagaACAGAGGTTTtggtccagcagcagcagcaccaccagcagcagcaacagcagtggAGATCAGAGGTTTTGGtccagcagaagcagcagcagcagcccctgAGTTGGGCAGATGTGCCCACGTCAACCCAGGTGGGCCGGGCCAGCATTCAGTACggttcccctctccctccgcaTGTGGACGTTGCCAGCTTGTGGGGCTTCCAAACAACTGCGTCTGTACCCCGCACCCTGAGCTCGCCTGCAAAATCTGGGGAGGGACttgagcagaagcagcagcaggcgCCCGCGCTGGGCTGGGCGGATGGAGCCTCGGCAGTGCCGATGGGCGTGGTTCAGCGGGAGTCCTCCCGTTCCCACATTGGCAACGGGCCTGCCGTGTGGGGCTTCCAGACACCCCCGTCTGTGCCCCAGACCGTCGGTTCACCCAAAAAACCCGGGAACGGGCAGGACCAGCAGCAGTCTGCAGTGTGGACTAGTGCGCCCGCTCCAGCGAAGATGGTCCCGAGTTCGGTCCAGTACGAGGAGGCCCATCCCAGACGAGGGAACGGAGGTGCTAAGTTTGGATTTCAGCCTTCTCTAGACGGCCCAAAGGCCCTGAGTTCTCCAAGTAAGTTTGGGGAGGCGCaagaccagcagcagcagaaagcgCAACAGCCAATGATGGCTAATCTCCAAGCCCAACCAGATCAGACCACCCCTGTTCTctcactgcccccaccccccgctcctcctcctcctcctcaacaCCATGCTTTACCTTCTTCTCCCTCAGTTTCCTTAGCCCTTCCACAGACTCTCTCTTTACCCGCCTTGCAaaccctcgctctccctccccctatttctctgtctctttctcttccccctcctcctcctcctcttcctcctcctcctcctcctcagtccCTGCCCTTACCGCCCACTCAGCCCCACCGTCCTGACGGCAGCGGCGCCggctcgctccctccctccgcccagAACAACTACCTCGCGCAGAAGCGCATGATTTGCGAGAGGCTGCCCTGCCCCCCGGCCTTGCCGCCGCTGCAGCCTGCGCCGCTGGCCAAAGTGCACCAGGCCGACGGCGGCCGGCCCCTGCCATTCGCCCGCAACCCCCTCCTCCAGTGCATGATCTGCGGACGCTCTCTGCCTCGGGAGCTGGACTTGCACTTGCACTACATGCAGCACGCGCAGGGGGAGATTTAA